Proteins encoded by one window of Saprospiraceae bacterium:
- a CDS encoding ParA family protein — protein sequence MTHIISMANHKGGVGKTSSVQNIGAGLARAGHRVLLIDFDPQANLSDGFGYRDLEFGVFEAMLGEIDVPLIQLQENLSLIPSHIGLAGAEMYFSTFTSRERILSKTVIDKVAKDFDFILIDCPPSLGLLTINAFTASTEIYIPLDAEYFSMRGLDNLQELISRVKEDLNPALDITGVFFTKFDNRMVIKSNVERVIRAQFGEKVFDTHIRNNIAVAEAQAQGADVFSYDARCNGASDYHNLTLEVLQRHQLAAALTS from the coding sequence ATGACTCACATCATCTCAATGGCTAACCACAAAGGGGGCGTCGGCAAAACTTCCTCGGTTCAAAATATTGGCGCTGGCTTGGCTCGCGCTGGCCATAGGGTATTGCTCATTGACTTCGATCCGCAGGCTAACCTCTCTGATGGTTTTGGCTATAGGGATCTTGAGTTTGGCGTTTTTGAAGCGATGCTGGGCGAAATTGATGTGCCCTTGATCCAATTGCAGGAGAACCTCAGCTTGATTCCTTCTCATATCGGACTGGCGGGCGCGGAAATGTACTTTAGTACGTTTACGTCCCGAGAACGGATTCTTTCGAAAACGGTGATCGACAAAGTGGCCAAGGATTTTGACTTTATTCTCATCGATTGCCCGCCTTCGCTTGGACTGCTTACGATTAATGCTTTTACGGCTTCTACGGAAATCTATATCCCCCTCGATGCAGAGTATTTTAGTATGCGGGGACTGGATAACCTCCAGGAGCTTATCAGCCGGGTTAAGGAGGACCTCAATCCTGCTCTCGATATCACAGGTGTCTTCTTTACTAAGTTCGATAATCGAATGGTTATTAAGAGTAATGTGGAACGGGTTATCCGTGCTCAGTTTGGAGAAAAGGTTTTTGATACGCATATCCGAAATAATATTGCTGTCGCTGAGGCGCAGGCGCAAGGGGCTGATGTCTTTAGCTACGATGCTCGCTGCAATGGCGCTTCGGATTACCATAATTTGACGCTAGAGGTTTTACAGCGTCATCAGCTGGCGGCGGCCTTGACTTCCTAA
- a CDS encoding helix-turn-helix domain-containing protein, protein MAVNINDRILEIMKYYGYNRTQLAEKLELHPTTMGKIVNKLSTPNGATLAKILNEFPDLSAEWLMRGSGEMIQEKNLDIEENSHTSKQLNKVKEEVRKIKSRLDKIEKEKE, encoded by the coding sequence ATGGCCGTGAATATCAATGATAGGATTCTTGAGATAATGAAGTATTACGGGTATAATCGAACTCAACTAGCTGAAAAACTAGAACTGCACCCAACTACTATGGGCAAGATTGTCAACAAGTTAAGTACTCCGAACGGAGCGACATTGGCTAAGATATTGAATGAGTTTCCTGATCTTAGTGCTGAATGGCTTATGCGGGGAAGTGGGGAAATGATACAAGAAAAAAATCTCGATATTGAAGAGAATAGTCACACGTCGAAACAACTTAATAAGGTCAAGGAGGAGGTTAGAAAGATAAAATCTCGATTAGATAAAATTGAGAAGGAGAAGGAATAG
- a CDS encoding Rpn family recombination-promoting nuclease/putative transposase — translation MSNLEEKYINPLTDFGFKKLFGSEPNKVLLIDFLNQILPDRHQIQDLSYSRNEQVGQNELDRKAIFDLYCIGESGERFIVEVQKAKQNYFKDRSVYYSSFPIQEQAKKGNWDYRLDPVYAVGILDFIFDDHKNENELIHFIELKNQRSEVFYDKLKFIYIELPKFKKNEDELETHFEKWLYVFRHLSNLQDRPKKLQDKVFQKLFDSAEIAKFSKEERDAYEESLKYYRDIKNVVDTSREEGLIEGIERGIEQGIEQGIDKRNYEIAVKLIEKGMSLNEVSEITGIDVEELAKLKK, via the coding sequence ATGAGCAATTTGGAAGAAAAATATATTAACCCTCTTACGGATTTTGGTTTTAAGAAATTGTTTGGAAGTGAACCTAACAAAGTTCTATTGATAGATTTCCTGAATCAAATCTTACCGGATAGGCATCAAATCCAAGATTTAAGTTATTCCCGAAATGAGCAAGTCGGTCAAAATGAACTGGACAGAAAAGCGATTTTCGATCTCTACTGTATTGGAGAATCAGGAGAAAGATTCATCGTAGAAGTTCAAAAAGCTAAACAAAATTATTTCAAAGATAGAAGTGTTTATTACTCCTCTTTTCCAATACAAGAACAGGCTAAAAAAGGAAATTGGGATTATAGACTTGATCCTGTTTATGCTGTTGGTATTTTAGATTTCATTTTTGACGATCATAAAAACGAAAATGAATTAATACATTTTATCGAATTAAAAAATCAGCGAAGCGAAGTATTCTATGACAAGTTAAAATTTATTTACATCGAATTACCAAAATTTAAAAAGAATGAAGATGAATTAGAAACGCACTTTGAGAAATGGCTTTATGTTTTTCGACATCTATCAAATCTTCAGGATCGCCCTAAGAAATTACAAGATAAAGTCTTCCAAAAATTATTTGATTCTGCAGAAATTGCCAAATTCTCAAAAGAAGAAAGAGACGCTTACGAAGAAAGCCTAAAATACTATCGAGATATAAAAAACGTAGTTGATACTTCAAGAGAAGAAGGTTTAATTGAAGGAATAGAACGAGGAATAGAACAAGGAATAGAACAAGGAATAGATAAGAGAAATTACGAAATAGCCGTCAAGCTTATTGAAAAGGGCATGTCTTTAAATGAAGTTTCTGAAATTACAGGAATTGATGTTGAAGAATTGGCCAAACTAAAAAAATAA
- a CDS encoding PIN domain-containing protein: MKIIVDTNIIFSGILNTDGKIGDLLMNSHEIFEFYTVTYLRQEIEKHKEKLEKISGLSSDQIEVSKLQILNQLGLDFRKVSLAFSTAKAKISRNAKPPQI; the protein is encoded by the coding sequence ATGAAGATTATTGTAGACACCAATATAATATTTAGTGGGATATTAAATACAGACGGTAAAATTGGAGACTTACTGATGAATTCACACGAGATCTTTGAATTCTATACAGTAACCTACCTACGACAAGAAATAGAAAAGCATAAAGAAAAATTAGAAAAAATATCTGGATTGTCGAGTGATCAAATCGAAGTGTCTAAGCTTCAAATTCTAAATCAATTAGGTCTTGACTTTCGCAAGGTATCCTTAGCTTTTAGCACTGCAAAAGCCAAAATATCACGAAATGCTAAACCCCCTCAAATTTGA